The nucleotide window TGATCTCTGGAAGGATATCTGAGAAACGGGTGACACCGGGCTGCCTCTGGGGAAAGAAAAGGCCGGCTGGGGTATAGGAACTGGATGGAGATTTTTGTGTCTTTGAATTTCGTGTTATAAACGTATTACCttgtaaataatataaaattgaaaaaaaatcacattcatccTTCAAAATTCAAAGGTAGAATGTGTAAACAAATAGGGGGTTAAAAGGAAACCAGTGTTTATCattggtttgcctgggacttgaTGAAAATGCCCCCTTTCAGGAACAAATtaaaagaactcttttttttagGGCAGCTGGCAATATTTACAATGATGGCATTTTCAGAGCAGGCCATGTTAAGACTGTGATGTTGAAAATTCTTGATAAGCCAATGACCGAAAATTCTACTGATACATATACTTTAGTTCAAAGAGTAGCACGCCCTCTCCAAACGAAACTACTGTTAATTCAAAGAACTATCTAAGTAGTTTAGCGCCAACGAGGACTCAAAAGTGAACATTTCTAAATATCCGGAACTGTCATTTTTCCTATTTCAAAATAAGGAGAAACTTCCACTTGAATGTCTACCAGAAGAGGACTGGTTGAGTAAGTTGTGACCATCGGTACAACAAAGTACGATGTACAGTCATTGTGATGCAGGCTTGCGTTGCCACGGAAACAAGGTGAAGACAGTGAAAAAAGCAGAGTACAGAACAGCACACACAATATGATCCCAACTACAGTTAATGGGAGTGTCTACACACAGAGCAGAGAGATTTAGAGAAACGCCCACAACACATGAATGTGGAGCAGATCTGAGCCTCACGTGGTAACCCCATCTCCCTGGTTGCCCTGCAGCCGGCCTCTCGTCCCGACACCCACATACAGTACACCTGCTGAGACTTCTTAAAAAGCCTTTGATTTTTTTGCCCTTTGAATAACAGACTACTAACCTGACTGGAAAATCCTCTGATGCCCCATCTACTGTTCTGGCACCAGGACATGATGCCACGCATCCTCTATGGCGGCGCCCCTGCCCATCAGCAGCTGTGGTGCCCCACCAAGGCCGCCGGGAAGGGCTTATCAGCCCAGCAGACTCAAATCAATGGTAAGTCAGCACAGCAGGACCAGGACGCTGGTGACTGTGAAGCCACTGCCCCGCCCTGGACTGGCCACCTAAGGCCCTTCATGTTTGTTTGGTCACACTCTGGATCCGTATTTATCCGATCCAAAACGGAAAACTGCACTTTCCATATAAAGCATACCAACTTCTCAGTATAAGCTATCAACTGATTCCAAAGTGACGAACTGGGGTTGACTGTTTCACAAGAGAGTTTAACTGATGATTTGCGCAGTGATACCTACTTATTAGATTCCCTAAGTTCTAATTCTTCATTTAACTTTCATTCGCCATTTTGTAACTTAACATTTTTTTGAACGTGCACTGTCTTCTCTCCTTGTTCACATTTTGGTTTTCCATCTAAACTCCCAGTACCGGTCACCTACAGGTGCAGCTGTTTCCCAGCAGCTCCTCTCGATGGTGAGATAGAAATTTATTGTACTTAGAGCAGCTGTGTTGGCACCTGGACCAAATGGAAAACACTGTGGGGAGAATTCAGCTGCTGGTCACCTTGAATCTCTTAGGTCCGCTCTTTTTTAGCCTATGGGTCCAGCTCGTTTTTCTCTGacaggacatttgtttttcatcttctttgagTCACTCTCTCTTTCGTGTTCTCTGTCTTCCTCTTACAGATTGATGTCTGGAGTGTCTGGAAGGGGCCTCCTTCTTGTGTGCAAtgaccctcccctctcctcctcctcctcctccttgagGAGCGATTCTCCCCGCGCAGTGGCAGCCTCCCcggctgcccctcctccccctggtcccctccagcctccctggCCCTCGCATCAACTGAGCAgcatcctctcccctcctccgccTGGAGCCCGACCGCCCCGTCCTTAAGCCCTGGGAGAAGAGCCGCACCGTCACGGTCGCCGCTGCTCTTTGTTGGTTTACTACCTGCAGCAAACGCCTTCCTGGCTCATGGGgagcttcgtttttctttttacactttCCTGGGCAGTTTTAACACTTGATAATAAGTGTATTTTCCGTCAACAAAAGCCATTAGGtttattttcatcttgaaaatagaaaatacacgATCGGCTCACCTCCCCCGGCTCCAGTGTGCTGGCCCTGTGCCCCAGCGTGGGTCAGCCCGCCGCGGGGTCCTGGGCAGCACGGCCACGCCCTCGGGCTCCCTGTCTGTGCCTCCCAGAGTGGCCATATCTCCTACCTCTTGCTCTTCACCTGTCCTCCTTCTCAAATACCCTGCCCCAGCACTGGAAAGACCAAAAGCACCCATCAAAGTGCCCTAGGGAGTCAGCTGGGAGAGCTCTTCCTCAGGACAAGACCCTGTGCTGCTGCCTCGGCGCTGAGGGGGACGAGGGGAGAAAAGGAGCCCAGGGTCAGGAGGGGCCCGGGCAGGGCCTCACCTTGGTGAGCCTCTGGATGTTCTTCTTGTACAGCGAGGACAGGCACTGCTTCACCAGTCCCATGTTGTTGTCGCGAGTGAAGGTCTCGCTGTGCTTGGTCACCAGGTTGCGGAGCTCCGAGGGGTTGTTGGTGGAATAAACTTGCGCTAATTCGTGGTACGCGTTGCTAAGAGGCTAAAGGTGTGCAGGCGGGAAGAAACCAGATTCGAGAGTTAGAGGAACGGAGCCTGTGTAAGACGCAAAAGAAAACATGGCACTAAATTTGGAGCAAATACATTCAACATCCTTTACTGTTACCTAACAAACTATAATTTACCCAAAGCAAATACCTAGTTTTCAAGACCAAGGATAGAAATTCACCATGGAGTACTTTACtgtcaaacaaaaaaaccacccaCTTTGAAGTACAGAACAAACTGCTGCACAGCAAGTACAGTACACAGTTAGTAAAGGCACACAGGTTTTTTATCTCCATCGGTGGctcttgatttttctcttgataaaccactttgggaggaaaaaaggaaaattcccACGCTTCTcagttccttctccctctcccacacACCTCACCGGGCGCAACGGGACAACTCGCTACGTCCGGGGGAACCAGAGACAACAGGGCTGAGGGCGCACTCAGAGCTGTGCTGCTTTCACCATCGCAtgcattccccccccccccttattACGTGCGCATGCGTTGCCCTCTCTCATTACGTGAGCATACGTTGCCCTCTATCTTATACGTGCGCATGCGTTCCCCTCTCTCTTATACGTCAGAAACCGGACCCAGGCCCACGAGTAGGTCCGCGGTCCTGAGGAGACACGGATTCAAACCTGCATCCCCACCCTGAAGCCTGTGCCCTCTTCACCACTCTGCTATCACCGCCAACAAACCACAATTGTGGGGAAGGAGGCTGAGTCATGGGGACCTCACCTTACAAAGGCCCTCCTCCTAGGGCCACCTGAATCACCCCGGGAGCTCCCCAAACCTACACGTCCTTCTACCCACCCCCAGGCCCCCGTCTGTGACTAGCAGCCTGGAGCCCAAGAAGCACGACGGGCTCTTAGAGAAGGACATGGGCCACCCTCAACAAGGCCGCACAGAAATCTTCTCATCAGGAAGACTTTCACACTGATCTCATGAAATTCTGAATTTTGTACAAGAAGGGTCAGCATAAAATTGTTATCAGAATGATAgtgacttcagtttaaaaaaaacaaaaacaaaaccccgtgagcatgtattatttaaaaaaaaaaaaaaaaaaagtaggtcatTTCTTCACGTGGTCCCAGGGCTGAGTCCTCAGGGAAACGAGAGCAGCTCTGTGAGCAGCGCTTGGGGTCTAATAAGATTCCCCAGCACTTGGTCAAAGTGAGAGTCCGACAGAGTCAGCACTGCTTTTCTAGGACCTTAAACATCTACAGCTATGATCACCCAGAGCCAAGTGTGCAAATAGATTCCTAGGAACATCGCGGTCCGTCAGGCGATCGGCGTGCACGGACTGGGAGGATTCCGGCTCTGCCAGACGCCCAGCAGCCGGCAAGTGAGCATCTGCTAATTTAACATGCTGGGAGAGCTAGGCCCGTAGGATTAGACTACAGAGCTACGCATCACCACAATTTCCTATGAACAGAACATGTCACCTAAGAAATCCTTCTGTTTTAAAAACTCACCTTAATGAATCTACCCACAATTTGAGACGTATATTTCGGCAGCTGTTGCACTTTGCCAAGCAGTATCAAAGAAACGAGAATATACTTTTTATATGCCTCCAGCATGATGTGACTGACAGCCATAGCAGGAGTGGCGATGGCCTAAGCAGGAGTGAAGACAGCAGGGGAGCTTGAATTAGGAAAAGAGCACTTATACTAAATCACTACCTTTTAATGACTCTAGAATTTACCCTTTGAACACATCCAACTCACTGGGCTTTGGTGTCTTCACCAAGCTGTGCGACTATCACCACTACcgaatttcagaacattttcacccCCGAAAAAGAAACCCCAGGCCGTCAGTGGTCAccgcccaccccccaaccccaggcaaccactcCTCTACTTCACATCTCAATGGACTTGGCTACTCTGGACAGGGCACATAAatggcttttgtgtgtgtgtgtggccttgCTGCATGGCTtatgggatcccagttccccaaccagggattgaacccaggccctgggcagtgagagcacggagtcctaaccactggaccgccagggaagtcccataaatggCTTCATGTAGTCTTTTGTGAGCAGCTTCGACGTGACACTTTCAGGGCACACCCCTGTAGTGGCCTGTGTCAGGACCTCATTCTGTGTTATGGGCAAACAGTGCTCCACCTTTTGTGTACTCAGATCCTCAGCTGGTGGGCATCTGGCCACAtgaatcatcatgctgctatgaacattcatgtatgtaTTTGGACATTTGTCTTCACTTCTCTTGGGTGTAATCCTGGGAGTGAAGTGCCGGGTCATATGGAAGTTTTaggtttaaccttttgaggaaccgccaaacTATTTCCAAAGCGGCCACACCACTGTACATCCCCACTGGCAGTTATGAGGGTTCTgaattctccacatcctcatcaacacatACTGGCTCTCTTTTTAACTTCAGCCATCCTAGTGTGACTTGATAtcacactgtggttttgatttgcatttccctgatgactagtgctTTTAGCCATTTGCCTATCTTCTTTAGAGCAATGTCTATTCAAACccattgcccatttttaaaattttattgttcaGTTTTAAGATCTTTGTATGTTCTGGATGTAAGTCTCTTATCAGAAATGTGATCTGccaatatttcctcccattctgaggctgcCTTTCCACCTTTTTTCACCTGGATTCATGAGGGTTAAGAATTCAAAACTATCACACCCAAATCAGCCCAAATGTTCCAAATCAAAATCCAAGCCACTGAGCCTATAAGGCACTTCTGAGAATTATTCAACAGAAACACTCATGCAAGTGCATAAGAACACAAGAACAACAATCCACACGCAACACTGCTTTAACAGTGAAGCACCAAATCTGCTTAGAGTACCACCAGTCGGGGGCTAGTAAACTGCCAGGTCCACATGTGGCACGGGATGAGAGGAGGAGGCTACTTTCACTCTTTACTTTATATAATGCTGTGTGATCTGAATGTTTTTCACTAAGTACATCCttcttttggattttaaaaaggcAGTAAAACAAAATCTGTGTCACCTCCTGAAATTAAGGTACTAATACTACCTGGAACTGATGTACGTCATGAAGACACAGCGCCATGAAGTAGACTGGCACTTGGGCAAAAGAGGGAATATGTGGATTATCAGGTAAAAGTCTTCTAGCTGTAAACATAAACATGCTGTGTCTTTGACATTTCAACTCTCTGTGACAGAACCGCGCACCTTCCTGCCGCGCGCCTGTGTCTCGGCGTCCCTAGACCATCGGCGGGCTCATCCCACCTCCGCTGGGCTGCAGAGCCACCGCGCATTCAGTCGCTGCGGGTGTGTGCTCgcagttttctgaggaactgaAATTGTGACCGTACGGTCAACGTAGTCCCCTGGAAGGTCCTACCTGACCAGTCACGTCCTTGAAAGATACCGTCCCTGCCGATAGCACTTGTGGTCACCCTGCCCTAGGCCCCCAGCAATGCTGGTCAGCCCCCGCTCACTGAGGCGATGCCCACTCACAGGTCTGCGCGGGGGCTTCTACAGCATCTCAAATACACCACGAGCTCCTCCGAGGCTTGGAATGTCTTTTATTATCCAAACATGTGCTCTGAATAAAACAACTTACGAACGTCTGGCAAATTTACCTTAAAACACTGGTTTTAGCCAGTACTGTCTATCTCTGTTAGACCCTGAGTGAAGCTGCAGAGCTGCGCAACATGTCTCATCACACAGACACAAAGGTGGGAGGCACTATTCACTGTGTACTCCTTCACACCCTTTGAATTACAGACCAGAAGAAcgttttatttattaaagtaagAAAAACTCGGAagttccctgacagtccagtggttagggctcagcgctttcactgctgtggccctgggttcaatccctggttggggagctaagatcccacaggccacacggtgcagccaaaaaaaacaatgaaagaaagaaaaacttaacCAAACGTCACATCTGGTTTCAGAACAAGAAGATGCATCAAAGGTCACTCGgttccatcccttccccacaggCAAAGGAAGCTACAAAGTCAAGAGACGCACACAACTCAACCCAAACCAGACGGGGGTCGTGGCAAAGCCTGGTCAGCCCCGCCCCACAGTgcccatccctcccctgccctgcgcCCCAGGCCACAGGGAAAGAGCCTCTGAAAGGACCCTCCCCTGCAGCTCCAGCCCGAGCCTGCAAGTTCATACGCCCCCGGGGGAGCGCCGACTACCTGCTCGTAGAAGTAGAGAGCTCGCTCGAAGTTCTTCAGCCCGGTGTAGACCATCCCGCCGTAGTAATAGTAGCAGAGGAAGTGCTTGGCCTCGTAAGCCCCATTCTCTTTGCAGATGTCCACCATGTCCACGTCCAGGTACGGGAGGGCGGGCTTAAAGCACTTCGCCAGCAAACACAGCTGTGGAAAAATTTACACGAAGCCATCATTCTAGGTGCACTTCGCCTTTGGCAGAAGGAGCAAATTCGCAGATTCCGGAAAGTTCTAGAAAATAattggttttacattttattgaCTAAAATGATCTAAATGTCGGCACGTTATTCCATTTTCTTAGGCATTCAGAATACAATAGCATTTCTTTAGAAAAGACTAACCAGCTATGACATAAAGGGCTCCACAAATGAAGCAAAGCCCATCTATTTACAGATGCACGATAAGTGTGACCTTTTCTCCTCACTGCCCTGGTGAAGTAAGAACAGTTTCTCTCCAATCACTCCTTTTCCATGTCTGAACCCCTCAGGTAAGTGTAGGGAATGTGCAGCTCAAGAACGCAAGATCCAGCAAAGTTCTGTGTCTGGGTGATGCGGCACAGGGCACGCACAGGCACAAACTCACTGTACACCTGAGATCTGCAAACTTTACTGTATGTACGTCACACCTCCATCACAAAAGTtttttagaagaaataaagaggggacttccctggtggcgcagtggttaagaatccgcctgccaatgcaggggacacggcttcgagccctggtccgggaagatcccacatgccacggagcaaccaagcctgcgcaccacaactactgagcctgtgcactagagcccgcgcgcctacagcctgtgttccacaacaagagaagccaccacaatgagaagcctgcgcactgcaacgaagacccaacgcagccaaaaactaaaattaaaaaaaaaaaagaaataaagagaaaagaaagcatgtcTCCATGTGAAGTTAGAACATGTGGTTGAAATAATCCACATACCATATTAttcattaaggaaacaatctaGATACCCCACAGGGACTGGCTAAACCCATGTTATGGAATTCTCCGCAGCTGTAAAGCACTGACATAGAATCATCTCCAAGACACAGTAAGAAAAAAGCAAGGTACATAAGACATTGTATAGATTagtatttgtgtttaaaaaactAGAGAGAACAAATATAAACATATCTGCTTATACGTGCATAAACCATCTTTGGAAGGATGCCTAAGAAACTACTAATTCCAGTTTCCTTTGGAGAGAAGGGATGGGTGGCCAGTCAGCAGGTGGGAGACGGGCTTCGTTATATAACCCCCCCCCCTTTGCCACCTGGGTTTGGAgtcacacaaaataaaataaatacatgaacaaCACTTTAGAGTGTCAGAAGTCACCTGGTTCGCCGTCAGGTTCCAGAGCTCGTTACTGGGATTGTTACGGTCACAAGCGCTACTCACCCCACCCGTCCCCACATCACGAGCTGACTAGCTGTGCCTCAGCCGATGGCTTGCGTTCAGTAGCCCCAAGATTCCCTTCCCAGCAACAGGGGCACCTACACATTCCGAGGCTTAGAACACAGCGCCATCTTCACCAAGTCCAACCGTGACTTGGGGCAACCCCTAGCTGCTCACCTGGCAAAGGTCAGCATGGACGGAGGTCAGCTGGTTTGTGTTCATCTGCATCTTGTCAATGGCCTGCTTAAGGACGCCGATTCCGCGCAGGGGCTGTCGGAAAGGACACCTGTCAGCACGCTGGGTCCTAGGTTGTCACTTAGAAACGAAAGTAACATACTGATGGGCTCTTCTAAACCACAAGAGGAGGGTCCCACAGCCTCTCACGAAACTTCTGTCCCTATTCAGTCAGAAAATGTTGTCTTAAGCTGTTTATTGTGATATGTAGAGTAATTCACAGCACAACTTTTTAAATCATAAAGCTTTTTCTAATTATTGGAGATCAATAATCAAAAGCAACATTACATTCTCAACAGTTCATTATACTTTCAgctaaacaaaaattttacaaattatttacaACAGATGAGACCTATGCTTAGGAGACCGAATTGTGGATAAGGACGTTGGCATTGTCCCGCAGGGCAGTCTAGGTGTCACCTGTAAATTCTCTCCAGCAACATCTCTTACCTGGTGGTAAATTACCGTTGAGAGTGATACCACAAACCCCTTTTACAGCACAAGGGGCGCTAGAATGGCAGTTCCAAGCACAAACGAACCGTTTTCCTGCCCTGACCATGAATAACAAGACCAAGAACCACACGAGGTGCAGTCAGCTTCTGGAGAGAAGGTGTGACCATAAAATAGCTGAGGAACTTAACATGTTTTTTCAGTACAGACTTGTCGGGTTTAACCATCTCCCTCAAACGATAATTATGTAGTGCTCCTACAAAATACCAACTGGTTCTTTGTTTTCAGCCTCTTTTACACTAGTCTTGAAGTTGAATTTCAAATCAAAAAGAAACTTACAAATTACAACTTGTGTCAATATCACAAAACATAAAGAGTttaccagattaaaggagactaaagacacACAACAATGTAATTCAACCTGTGATCTGAGATTTTCTTCTGTTACAAAAGATATTAGTGAAACAACTGGGAAAATCGGAATCAGGTCAGATTTGTTAAAGGAGTCGATCAATGCTCATCTCCTGATGTTATCACTGGGCTGCAGTTATGTAAAAGAACGTCTTAATTTGTCCTAATGTTTAAGAAACACCCGCTGAAGCACTCAGGGTAAGGGGCATCACATCTGCAACTTTCCTTCCCGTGGCtcaggaaaaagaggaaagaatgagTAAGTACGGTAAGACACTAACACCCGGGGACTCTGGGTGAAAGGCATTCATGGCAATTAATTATACTAACCTAACGACTTTTTTGTAAAGCTAAAATTATGTCATAATTGCAAGTTAAAAGGTTTAACAAACAAAACAGCGGCATTTTACAGCACAAGCGGTGCTAGAATGGCAGTTCCAGACACAAGCAGCAGCCTCCCCCTTGAGGCACCACTTCTGTGGTCAGAGTCCCACAGCGGACGCTCTGAGCTCTCCGCAGCGACCACATACATCCGAGCATTAGGGTCTCAACACCAGGCTGGAACCCTTACACTCAGCGCATTGTGCAGGTTTGAGGCGTGCGAAACAGAACTATAAATACTCAAATAACATTCTTACCTGTTTTCTTTCCACAAGTGCATTTGTTAGCTGATGGCAAAGCCCAGCAACTAGACACAACaatgataaaatattgaaaatataaatga belongs to Eubalaena glacialis isolate mEubGla1 chromosome 19, mEubGla1.1.hap2.+ XY, whole genome shotgun sequence and includes:
- the COPS3 gene encoding COP9 signalosome complex subunit 3 isoform X1 codes for the protein MASALEQFVNSVRQLSAQGQMTQLCELINKSGELLAKNLSHLDTVLGALDVQEHSLGVLAVLFVKFSMPSVPDFETLFSQVQLFISTCNGEHIRYATDTFAGLCHQLTNALVERKQPLRGIGVLKQAIDKMQMNTNQLTSVHADLCQLCLLAKCFKPALPYLDVDMVDICKENGAYEAKHFLCYYYYGGMVYTGLKNFERALYFYEQAIATPAMAVSHIMLEAYKKYILVSLILLGKVQQLPKYTSQIVGRFIKPLSNAYHELAQVYSTNNPSELRNLVTKHSETFTRDNNMGLVKQCLSSLYKKNIQRLTKTFLTLSLQDMASRVQLSGPQEAEKYVLHMIEDGEIFASINQKDGMVSFHDNPEKYNNPAMLHNIDQEMLRCIELDERLRAMDQEITVNPQFVQKSMGSQEDDSGNKPSSYS
- the COPS3 gene encoding COP9 signalosome complex subunit 3 isoform X2, producing MTQLCELINKSGELLAKNLSHLDTVLGALDVQEHSLGVLAVLFVKFSMPSVPDFETLFSQVQLFISTCNGEHIRYATDTFAGLCHQLTNALVERKQPLRGIGVLKQAIDKMQMNTNQLTSVHADLCQLCLLAKCFKPALPYLDVDMVDICKENGAYEAKHFLCYYYYGGMVYTGLKNFERALYFYEQAIATPAMAVSHIMLEAYKKYILVSLILLGKVQQLPKYTSQIVGRFIKPLSNAYHELAQVYSTNNPSELRNLVTKHSETFTRDNNMGLVKQCLSSLYKKNIQRLTKTFLTLSLQDMASRVQLSGPQEAEKYVLHMIEDGEIFASINQKDGMVSFHDNPEKYNNPAMLHNIDQEMLRCIELDERLRAMDQEITVNPQFVQKSMGSQEDDSGNKPSSYS